In Paenibacillus xylanilyticus, the genomic window TTCCATATAGGAGGAGTTTACTTGAAAGAATTTGAAGATTTTCTGACGCGGATGGATAACCCTGACCAGCGTGCTCGAGCCGAAGAAGTACTGAATTGGGTGGCTACAACATTTCCTAACCTAAAGGCCAAGATTGCATGGAATCAGCCAATGTTTACGGATCATGAGACCTTCATTATCGGATTCAGCGTTGCCAAACAGCATATGGCGATTGCTCCCGAGAAGGCAGGCATTCTTCAGTTTTCAGATGAGATTGTGGAGGCTGGCTATGATCACACGAAGGAATTGATTCGAATCAAATGGAGTCAACCCGTGGATTTCTCTCTGCTGGAGAGGATTATTGCTTTCAATATTGCAGACAAGGCAGACTGCTCGACTTTTTGGCGAAAGTAAAAGCAAAGCATGATATAACGGCTTTTCACGAATGACAATGATTATGTAAAGGTTAAATAGAAAGGTGTGAGCCAGATGGGGCAACATACGGGTAACCAAGCTAAAGATCAGATCGAAGAGACATCTGCTGAAGAGACTGCAGGGTATGGCTTGAGCGATACACCGGATACATCATTAATGAGTGCGTTCATGGAGGCTGAGTATATCATTGGCGGTCATGGCAGTCGCAAAATCAAGGTTCTCCAGGAAGCATTTCAGCACATTGAT contains:
- a CDS encoding iron chaperone yields the protein MDNPDQRARAEEVLNWVATTFPNLKAKIAWNQPMFTDHETFIIGFSVAKQHMAIAPEKAGILQFSDEIVEAGYDHTKELIRIKWSQPVDFSLLERIIAFNIADKADCSTFWRK